One segment of Geomonas ferrireducens DNA contains the following:
- a CDS encoding DUF1328 family protein yields MLRWAVIFFIIAIIAAVFGFGGIATAAAGIAKLLFYLFLVVAVVMLVAALLAGRGITR; encoded by the coding sequence ATGCTACGTTGGGCAGTGATATTCTTCATCATCGCGATCATCGCTGCGGTATTCGGCTTCGGTGGTATTGCAACAGCGGCGGCCGGTATCGCGAAACTGCTCTTCTACCTGTTCCTGGTTGTCGCCGTAGTGATGCTCGTGGCAGCTCTGTTGGCTGGCCGCGGCATTACTCGATGA
- the ligD gene encoding DNA ligase D, producing MGLEEYRRKRDLGKTPEPSGQGGKGSNALRFVIHKHAASHLHYDFRLEIDGVLKSWAIPKGPSLDPSVKRLAMMVEDHPYEYGDFEGVIPKGNYGAGEVIIWDTGTFHAAASEERERSLELLREGLRKGDLKFILRGEKVSGEFALVRIKGEKGNSWLLIKKNDRFASTEDVTLQERSVVSNVTIEDLRAGRAPALRVGSFEAERAAQHTQAALPAQSDQSDRSDTPGTAPPAEMPHQIAPMLATSAAEPFDDPDWLFEIKLDGYRTIAELSGADVLLYSRNNLSFNRKFPSLVRSLAALNLNAVLDGEVVALDESGRSSFQLLQNYQRTGRGNICFFAFDLLYLDGEDLRDQPLLARKGRMHTLLPDLPDIRYSDHLMEYGREFFDLARRNNLEGILAKRATSTYQTGRRSKDWLKIKIRMQQEAVICGFTEPRRSRKGLGALVLGVYEDERLVCIGFAGGGFDDAGLKEMHDLLQPLVQAASPFKMPVKSDMPITWVRPELVCEVEFSEWTEENVMRHPIFLGLREDKDPRSVVRELVRTEVAHPPAAEPEPLAAPLTVAPSPSKTDDAPASAESRPTSRRKEHSVGNGRNETLVLDGHRIELTNLDKVFWPQEGYTKGDVVAYYRTVAHAMLPHLVDRPESLYRTPNGIAEPGFFQKETGDLPPSWIATREIFSKHVDKNIKFLICQDEATLIYMANLGCIEINPWLSRLQQLDYPDYFVIDLDPEDIPFAKVIDAALAVREVLEKAGAASFPKTSGATGIHIYVPLGGKYDYDTAGGFAKIVATLAHHKTPEFTSLLRSPKLRQKRVYLDFLQNKPGQTLAAPYSIRPRPGAPVSAPLKWEEVKPGLDPGQFTIRTMPGRLERMGDLFAGVLGPGIDLERCIENLERG from the coding sequence ATGGGGCTGGAGGAATACCGTCGCAAGCGGGACCTGGGGAAGACGCCCGAGCCGTCGGGCCAGGGCGGGAAGGGTTCGAACGCGCTGCGCTTCGTGATCCACAAGCATGCGGCCTCGCACCTGCACTACGATTTCCGCCTCGAGATCGACGGGGTGCTGAAGAGCTGGGCGATTCCGAAGGGACCGTCCCTGGACCCGTCGGTGAAAAGGCTCGCCATGATGGTCGAGGATCACCCCTACGAGTACGGCGATTTCGAAGGCGTCATCCCGAAGGGCAATTACGGCGCCGGGGAGGTGATCATCTGGGACACCGGGACCTTCCACGCTGCTGCCTCCGAGGAGCGGGAGCGGAGCCTCGAGCTTCTGCGGGAGGGGCTGCGGAAAGGGGACCTGAAGTTCATCCTGCGCGGCGAAAAGGTGAGCGGTGAGTTTGCTCTGGTACGGATCAAGGGGGAGAAGGGGAACTCCTGGCTGTTGATCAAGAAAAACGACCGCTTCGCAAGCACCGAAGATGTGACCCTGCAGGAGCGCTCCGTGGTGAGCAACGTGACCATCGAGGACCTGCGCGCCGGGAGGGCGCCCGCGCTCCGCGTCGGCAGCTTTGAGGCAGAGCGGGCGGCCCAGCATACCCAGGCTGCTCTGCCAGCCCAGTCGGACCAGTCGGACAGGTCAGACACTCCCGGCACCGCCCCCCCCGCCGAGATGCCGCACCAGATTGCACCCATGCTCGCCACCTCGGCTGCCGAGCCCTTCGACGACCCGGACTGGCTCTTTGAGATCAAGCTCGACGGCTACCGCACCATCGCCGAACTCTCCGGTGCCGACGTGCTCCTCTACTCCCGCAACAACCTCTCCTTCAACCGCAAGTTCCCTTCCCTGGTGCGCTCCCTTGCCGCCCTAAACCTTAACGCCGTCTTGGACGGCGAAGTGGTCGCCCTGGACGAAAGCGGCAGATCCTCGTTCCAGCTGCTGCAAAACTACCAGCGCACCGGGCGCGGCAACATCTGCTTCTTCGCCTTCGACCTCCTCTACCTGGACGGGGAAGACCTGCGCGACCAGCCGCTTCTCGCCCGCAAGGGAAGAATGCACACCCTGCTCCCCGACCTACCGGACATCCGTTACAGCGACCACCTCATGGAGTACGGCAGGGAGTTCTTCGACCTCGCCCGCCGCAACAACCTGGAAGGTATCCTCGCCAAGCGGGCGACGAGCACCTACCAGACCGGCCGCAGGAGTAAAGACTGGCTGAAAATCAAGATCCGCATGCAGCAGGAGGCGGTGATCTGCGGCTTCACCGAGCCGCGCCGCAGCAGGAAGGGGTTAGGCGCCTTGGTGCTCGGCGTCTACGAGGACGAACGGCTGGTCTGCATCGGCTTTGCGGGCGGCGGGTTCGACGACGCCGGACTCAAGGAGATGCACGATCTGCTGCAACCGCTGGTACAGGCCGCTTCTCCCTTCAAAATGCCGGTAAAATCCGACATGCCGATCACGTGGGTCAGGCCCGAGCTGGTCTGCGAGGTGGAGTTTTCCGAGTGGACAGAAGAGAACGTGATGCGCCACCCGATTTTCCTGGGCCTCAGGGAGGACAAGGATCCGAGGAGCGTGGTGCGGGAACTGGTCCGGACCGAGGTTGCGCATCCGCCTGCCGCAGAACCGGAGCCCCTCGCCGCGCCGTTGACAGTCGCGCCTTCCCCCTCAAAGACGGATGACGCCCCCGCATCGGCGGAGAGCCGCCCCACCTCGCGCAGGAAGGAGCACTCCGTCGGCAACGGCCGGAACGAGACCCTGGTGCTCGACGGGCATCGCATCGAACTCACCAACCTCGACAAGGTGTTCTGGCCGCAGGAGGGATACACCAAGGGGGACGTCGTCGCCTACTACCGGACCGTGGCCCACGCCATGCTGCCGCACCTTGTCGACCGCCCCGAATCGCTGTACCGCACCCCCAACGGCATCGCCGAACCCGGCTTTTTCCAGAAGGAAACCGGGGATCTTCCCCCCTCCTGGATCGCCACCCGCGAGATTTTCTCGAAGCACGTCGACAAGAACATCAAGTTCCTCATCTGCCAGGACGAGGCGACCCTGATCTACATGGCGAATCTCGGCTGCATCGAGATCAACCCATGGCTTTCGCGACTGCAGCAGCTCGACTATCCCGACTATTTCGTCATCGACCTCGACCCGGAAGACATCCCCTTCGCAAAGGTCATCGACGCGGCGCTCGCGGTGCGGGAGGTGCTGGAAAAGGCGGGCGCCGCAAGCTTCCCCAAGACCTCCGGCGCCACCGGGATCCATATCTACGTCCCCCTTGGCGGGAAGTACGACTACGACACCGCGGGCGGCTTCGCGAAGATCGTTGCAACCCTGGCGCATCACAAAACCCCGGAGTTCACCAGCCTGCTACGCAGCCCAAAACTGCGGCAGAAACGGGTCTATCTCGACTTCCTACAGAATAAGCCGGGGCAGACGCTTGCCGCCCCTTACAGCATCCGTCCCCGTCCGGGCGCGCCGGTCTCCGCGCCGCTCAAGTGGGAGGAGGTTAAGCCGGGGCTCGACCCCGGTCAGTTCACCATCCGGACCATGCCAGGGCGCCTGGAGCGGATGGGCGACCTCTTCGCCGGCGTACTCGGCCCCGGCATCGACCTGGAACGTTGCATCGAAAACCTGGAGCGGGGATGA
- a CDS encoding ADP-polyphosphate phosphotransferase: MKIQTEQFRVKPKDQVKLAKSPTMVDPFYRSKEEYRELLNEQIERMSALQGLLYANNSWSILLIFQAMDAAGKDSMIKHVLSGINPQGCEVYSFKHPSAEELDHDFLWRSMRRLPERGRIGIFNRSYYEEVLIVRVHPEILAGENLPDALAARKGIWHDRFRSMTDLEAHLTRNGTRIVKFFLHVSKDEQRKRFLERIDNPEKNWKFDRGDIDERKLWKRYMDAYEECLNATSTKESPWYVVPADDKKNARLIVAQVLLDLLEGLKMKYPEVSQERRDELQRIRQELAKG, translated from the coding sequence ATGAAAATTCAGACCGAGCAGTTCCGGGTGAAACCGAAAGACCAGGTGAAGCTGGCCAAGTCCCCCACCATGGTAGATCCGTTCTACCGCTCCAAGGAGGAGTACCGCGAGCTTCTGAACGAGCAGATCGAGCGCATGAGCGCCCTGCAGGGGCTCCTCTACGCGAATAACAGCTGGTCGATCCTGCTCATCTTCCAGGCGATGGACGCGGCGGGGAAGGACAGCATGATCAAGCACGTCCTCTCGGGGATCAACCCCCAGGGATGTGAGGTCTACTCGTTCAAGCACCCGAGCGCGGAAGAGCTCGACCACGATTTTCTCTGGCGCAGCATGAGGCGTCTGCCCGAACGCGGGCGCATCGGCATCTTCAACCGCTCCTACTACGAGGAGGTGCTGATCGTCCGCGTGCACCCGGAGATCCTGGCCGGCGAAAACCTGCCTGACGCCCTGGCTGCCAGGAAAGGGATCTGGCATGACCGTTTCAGATCCATGACGGATTTGGAAGCGCACCTTACCCGCAACGGCACGCGCATCGTGAAGTTCTTCCTCCACGTCTCCAAGGATGAGCAGCGCAAGCGGTTCCTAGAGAGGATCGACAACCCGGAGAAGAACTGGAAGTTCGACCGGGGTGACATCGACGAACGCAAGCTCTGGAAGCGTTATATGGATGCCTACGAGGAGTGCCTGAACGCGACAAGCACCAAGGAATCACCCTGGTATGTCGTCCCGGCGGATGACAAGAAGAACGCGAGGCTCATCGTGGCGCAGGTGCTGCTGGACCTTTTGGAGGGACTCAAGATGAAATATCCGGAAGTGTCCCAGGAAAGACGGGATGAGTTGCAGAGGATTCGTCAGGAACTGGCAAAGGGCTGA
- a CDS encoding DUF3536 domain-containing protein translates to MAQENDTQRYVCIHGHFYQPPRENPWLEAVEIQDSAFPYHDWNERITAECYASNSASRVLDGDSRVMDISSNYAKISFNFGPTVLSWMEQAAPRIYQAILDADKQSIEWRSGHGSAIAQVYNHMIMPLANARDKRTQIVWGIADFEKRFQRFPEGMWLAETAVDLETLDILAEQGIKYTILAPHQAAAYRAIGEEEWLEAEIDPTRCYLCNLPSGRSINLFFYDGPISRAVAFEKLLESGEALAGRLVGGFNDERGWSQLMHIATDGETYGHHQKFGDMALAACLNHIESNNLARLTNYGEYLELCPPDTEVRIHERTSWSCAHGVERWNSDCGCSGGVPGWNQQWRQPLRASLDWLRDRLAKGFEQKGRELFKNPWRVRDAYVEVILNRGMEVAEQFLSRHALRELTAEEKIRALKLLEMQRHAMLMYTSCGWFFDELSGLETVQVIDYASRALQLSEGVVDGPVEKGFLERLKEAKSNIPDYQDGLWIYRNFVLPIRLDLVKVGAHYAFSSLYEDYEEHSQIYCYAIAREEYHKVANPDAVIAMGRIHVASEITEEKSCLTFCVVRIGSHDFKGGVMEVCDQGGYAAMREEMSAAFDKGLYSDLVLLMDKHFGTHSFSLLNLFSDEQRKIIGQIIKQNLEESIASYQEMYEHIRPLMEFVKETRVPVPHVFMAVAQPALNEALKHAMSEEDVDEEAVRRIVGQIRTWGVGIEEPETEYYMRRHLEKLSAQLVQDPTDVKVIGRMQKYMDLLNEIPINLVLWQMQNDYYTLAKTVYPEFLERSGQGEEGASQWLEAFQRLGDTLRFNTGAVLPQG, encoded by the coding sequence ATGGCGCAGGAGAACGATACCCAGCGTTACGTGTGCATTCACGGTCACTTCTACCAGCCTCCCAGGGAGAACCCGTGGCTCGAGGCTGTAGAGATACAAGATTCCGCTTTCCCATATCACGACTGGAACGAGCGCATCACCGCCGAGTGTTACGCGTCGAACTCGGCTTCCCGCGTCCTGGATGGCGACAGCCGGGTCATGGACATCTCCAGCAACTACGCGAAGATCAGCTTCAACTTCGGCCCCACGGTCCTCTCCTGGATGGAGCAGGCGGCCCCCAGGATCTATCAGGCGATCCTCGACGCGGACAAGCAGAGCATAGAGTGGCGCTCCGGTCACGGCTCGGCGATCGCTCAGGTCTACAACCACATGATCATGCCGCTGGCCAACGCGCGGGACAAGCGGACCCAGATCGTATGGGGCATTGCCGACTTCGAGAAGCGCTTCCAGCGCTTCCCGGAAGGGATGTGGCTCGCCGAGACCGCGGTGGACCTCGAGACGCTCGACATCCTCGCCGAACAGGGGATCAAGTACACCATCCTCGCGCCGCACCAGGCCGCGGCTTATCGCGCCATCGGCGAGGAGGAGTGGCTCGAGGCGGAGATCGACCCGACCCGCTGCTACCTCTGCAACCTCCCATCCGGTCGCTCCATCAACCTCTTCTTCTACGACGGCCCCATTTCCCGTGCCGTAGCCTTCGAAAAACTCCTCGAGAGCGGAGAGGCGCTCGCCGGCAGGCTGGTCGGTGGTTTCAACGACGAGCGCGGCTGGTCCCAGCTCATGCACATCGCGACGGACGGGGAGACCTACGGTCATCACCAGAAGTTCGGCGACATGGCGCTTGCCGCCTGCCTGAACCACATCGAGAGCAATAACCTGGCGCGGCTCACCAACTACGGTGAATACCTGGAGCTTTGCCCCCCGGACACCGAGGTGAGAATCCACGAGCGCACCTCCTGGAGCTGCGCGCACGGGGTGGAACGCTGGAATAGCGATTGCGGTTGCTCCGGCGGCGTACCCGGGTGGAACCAGCAGTGGCGCCAGCCGCTGCGCGCCTCTCTCGACTGGCTGCGGGACCGGCTGGCGAAGGGCTTCGAACAGAAAGGGCGCGAGCTCTTCAAGAACCCATGGCGGGTGCGCGACGCGTACGTCGAGGTGATCCTGAATCGCGGCATGGAGGTGGCGGAGCAGTTCCTTTCCCGACACGCCTTACGCGAACTCACGGCGGAGGAGAAGATCCGGGCCCTCAAGCTTCTGGAGATGCAGCGGCACGCCATGCTCATGTACACGAGCTGCGGCTGGTTCTTCGACGAACTCTCCGGGCTTGAGACCGTTCAGGTGATCGACTACGCGAGCCGGGCGTTGCAGCTTTCCGAGGGGGTGGTCGATGGGCCGGTGGAGAAGGGGTTTCTCGAGCGGCTCAAGGAGGCGAAGAGCAACATACCGGACTACCAGGACGGACTCTGGATCTACCGCAACTTCGTGCTCCCGATACGGCTCGACCTAGTGAAGGTGGGTGCTCACTACGCGTTCAGCTCCCTCTATGAGGATTACGAGGAGCATTCCCAGATCTACTGCTACGCCATCGCGAGGGAGGAATACCACAAGGTGGCGAATCCCGATGCGGTCATCGCCATGGGGCGCATTCACGTCGCGAGCGAGATCACCGAGGAGAAGAGCTGTCTCACCTTCTGCGTCGTGCGCATCGGGAGCCATGACTTCAAGGGTGGGGTGATGGAGGTCTGCGACCAGGGTGGATACGCCGCCATGCGCGAGGAGATGAGCGCCGCCTTCGACAAGGGGCTGTACTCGGACCTGGTGCTCCTTATGGACAAGCACTTCGGCACGCACAGCTTCTCCCTTCTGAACCTCTTCAGTGACGAGCAGCGCAAGATCATCGGTCAGATCATCAAACAGAACCTCGAGGAGAGCATCGCAAGCTATCAGGAGATGTACGAACATATCCGTCCCCTGATGGAGTTCGTGAAGGAGACCCGCGTGCCGGTGCCGCACGTCTTCATGGCCGTGGCCCAGCCGGCGCTGAACGAGGCGCTCAAGCACGCCATGAGCGAGGAGGACGTCGACGAGGAGGCCGTGCGGCGCATTGTGGGCCAGATCAGGACCTGGGGGGTAGGGATCGAGGAGCCCGAGACCGAATACTACATGCGGCGTCATCTGGAGAAGCTCTCCGCCCAGTTGGTCCAGGACCCGACCGACGTGAAAGTGATCGGAAGGATGCAGAAGTACATGGATCTGCTGAACGAGATCCCGATCAACCTGGTGCTGTGGCAGATGCAGAACGACTACTACACGCTGGCCAAGACCGTTTATCCCGAGTTCCTCGAGCGCTCCGGCCAGGGCGAGGAAGGAGCAAGCCAGTGGCTCGAAGCCTTCCAAAGGCTCGGGGACACCTTGCGCTTCAACACAGGAGCGGTGCTGCCGCAAGGATAG
- the treZ gene encoding malto-oligosyltrehalose trehalohydrolase — protein MVASGWRMESGATVLEEGVQFRLWAPKSKAASVLILSGKAAGTVPMQPEGKGYYSVSVPGVMDGDRYLFQLESGKTYPDPFSRHQPDGVHESSQVVDPGLFTWTDEGWQGIPLVDYRIYEIHVGTFTREGNFEAVIEHLDYLVELGVSAIEIMPVSQCPGTRNWGYDGVYHFAPQHSYGGPDGLRRLVNACHRKGLAVLLDVVYNHFGPEGCYLDEFGPYFTDKYRTPWGRAINLDGADSDPVLEYFLSNAGYWITEFHFDGLRLDAVDWIFDQTPKPLLRRLADEVHRHRERLGRRIYLFAENDTNDVRLINSPDKCGFGLDAQWCDNFHHALRALLTGETTGYYEDFGQFAQLQKAFSEAFVYTGEYSRYRRRRHGGPTERHPGFQFVVFSQNHDQVGNRKCGDRLSATLPLNQLLLAASAVILSPYLPLLFMGEEYGERAPFHYFIDHSDPELVDMVRKGKHEEHASGVCEGEIPDPAAEETFLESKVSVGTPKEGEQAVILAFYKKLFSLRSSLPALRVFQRDAMEVSGLPEQKVLFLRRWTDGEAAICLFSFSNIQQEVPLALLRGSWERVLDSSAAEWRGPGEEAPERIEAGNGGHQETVRINPFSVVVYSAKL, from the coding sequence ATGGTTGCGAGCGGTTGGCGGATGGAATCAGGTGCCACGGTGTTGGAGGAAGGCGTTCAGTTCCGGCTCTGGGCCCCGAAGTCGAAGGCGGCGAGCGTTCTTATCCTGTCAGGGAAGGCGGCAGGGACGGTGCCGATGCAGCCCGAGGGAAAGGGGTATTACTCGGTGTCCGTTCCGGGCGTGATGGACGGCGACCGCTACCTTTTTCAACTGGAATCGGGCAAGACCTACCCCGACCCGTTCTCGCGTCACCAGCCCGACGGGGTGCACGAGTCGTCCCAGGTGGTGGACCCGGGGCTCTTCACCTGGACGGATGAGGGGTGGCAGGGGATCCCACTGGTGGATTACCGGATCTACGAGATCCACGTCGGCACCTTCACCAGGGAGGGGAATTTCGAGGCGGTCATCGAGCACCTCGACTACCTGGTGGAACTGGGGGTCTCGGCAATCGAGATCATGCCGGTTTCTCAGTGCCCCGGAACGCGCAACTGGGGCTATGACGGGGTGTACCACTTCGCCCCCCAGCACAGCTACGGCGGGCCCGACGGCCTCAGACGCCTCGTGAACGCCTGCCACAGAAAGGGGCTCGCCGTCCTCCTGGACGTGGTCTACAACCACTTCGGACCGGAGGGGTGCTACCTGGACGAGTTCGGCCCCTACTTTACCGACAAGTACCGCACTCCCTGGGGGCGTGCCATTAACCTGGATGGCGCCGACAGCGACCCCGTGCTCGAGTATTTCCTCTCCAACGCGGGTTACTGGATCACCGAGTTCCACTTCGACGGGCTGCGCCTGGACGCGGTGGACTGGATCTTCGACCAGACGCCGAAGCCGCTTTTAAGGCGTTTGGCCGACGAGGTGCACCGGCACCGGGAGCGTCTTGGGCGCCGGATCTACCTCTTCGCAGAGAACGACACCAACGACGTCCGCCTGATCAACTCCCCCGACAAGTGCGGCTTCGGCCTTGACGCCCAGTGGTGCGACAACTTCCACCACGCCCTGCGCGCCCTGCTGACCGGAGAAACCACCGGTTACTACGAGGACTTCGGGCAGTTCGCGCAGTTGCAGAAGGCCTTCAGCGAGGCGTTCGTCTACACCGGCGAGTACTCCCGCTACCGCAGGCGGCGCCACGGCGGCCCGACCGAGCGGCATCCCGGTTTCCAGTTCGTCGTCTTTTCCCAGAACCACGACCAGGTCGGCAACCGCAAGTGCGGTGACCGGCTGAGCGCCACCCTTCCCCTGAACCAGCTCCTCCTCGCTGCATCGGCCGTCATCCTTTCCCCTTACCTGCCGCTTCTATTCATGGGGGAGGAATACGGCGAGCGCGCGCCGTTCCACTACTTCATCGACCATAGCGACCCGGAGCTCGTCGACATGGTGCGCAAAGGGAAACACGAGGAGCACGCATCCGGCGTCTGTGAAGGGGAGATCCCGGACCCGGCGGCGGAGGAGACCTTTCTGGAGTCGAAGGTGAGCGTGGGGACTCCGAAAGAAGGAGAGCAGGCGGTCATCCTTGCCTTCTACAAGAAGCTCTTCTCCCTGCGCAGCTCGCTTCCGGCCCTGCGGGTCTTCCAGCGCGACGCCATGGAGGTTTCCGGGCTGCCCGAGCAGAAGGTGCTCTTTTTGAGGAGATGGACCGACGGGGAGGCAGCCATCTGCCTGTTCAGCTTCAGCAACATCCAGCAGGAGGTCCCGCTTGCCCTTCTCCGGGGGAGCTGGGAGCGGGTGCTCGATTCCTCGGCCGCGGAGTGGCGCGGCCCGGGTGAGGAAGCACCGGAAAGGATAGAGGCGGGTAACGGAGGACATCAGGAGACAGTGAGGATCAACCCCTTCAGCGTTGTCGTGTACAGCGCGAAGCTTTGA
- a CDS encoding SAP domain-containing protein: MKVQEIKEIAQRMEIPCGKLKKGELIRLIQSTEGNIACFDSGQSGQCGQQGCLWAEDCN, encoded by the coding sequence ATGAAGGTTCAGGAAATCAAGGAAATAGCACAACGTATGGAGATCCCCTGCGGCAAGTTGAAAAAGGGCGAATTGATCCGCCTAATCCAAAGCACAGAAGGGAATATCGCGTGTTTCGATTCGGGGCAGTCGGGGCAGTGCGGCCAGCAGGGGTGCCTCTGGGCCGAAGACTGCAACTGA
- a CDS encoding ferritin-like domain-containing protein, translating into MNRDDILDQLEKLIQLDVDATHAYDQAIKNVNEPIIKDKLIQFQADHRKHIDLLSAKMLELGGTPPELSSDFKGFLISGFTALRSLTGTKGALEAMESNERLTTSRYEEASKLDLPVDISAIVRANYADEQRHLSFIREALPTVRK; encoded by the coding sequence ATGAACAGGGACGACATTCTCGATCAATTGGAAAAACTGATCCAGCTCGACGTCGACGCAACCCATGCGTACGATCAGGCGATCAAGAACGTTAACGAGCCGATCATCAAGGACAAGCTGATCCAGTTCCAGGCCGACCACAGAAAGCACATCGACCTTCTCTCGGCGAAGATGTTGGAACTGGGAGGGACGCCGCCGGAGCTCAGTTCGGACTTCAAAGGTTTCCTGATCTCCGGCTTCACCGCTCTCAGGAGTCTGACCGGGACGAAGGGTGCCCTTGAGGCAATGGAGAGCAACGAGCGGCTCACCACAAGCCGCTACGAGGAGGCGTCGAAACTGGATCTTCCCGTCGATATTTCCGCCATCGTGCGCGCCAACTACGCCGACGAACAGCGCCATCTCTCCTTCATCCGCGAGGCGCTCCCGACGGTGCGCAAGTAA